From Myxococcales bacterium, the proteins below share one genomic window:
- a CDS encoding exo-alpha-sialidase — protein sequence MRVLFMLALVFALGSYTMRPAFANGRFPLAQQAIVIPESGGKGILLRSTFGLLVSHDGGKSFSWVCEETFGYSGAWDPPIAYGHDGTLYVGLADGLATTRDFCAVSRVPELAGETVKDLSVDAAGTVLVVTTSPGKPSALFRKRKGKPFERVGRGLEGAYLVTVDAAPSRPQRIYVTGQPLGTLKGRYYRSDDGGLTFTELEQVRSHDGAFFLVGVDPKDPARLVSRFLHFEGSELQLSEDGGKTSKVVVSIPSAMYGAAISPDGSKVFVGSGLPADGVHVSTDRGRTFARVANVGVQCLLATETALFQCANPLELGGPAFGRSDDDGKTFRSLASFADVVGPVVCPSSTCTKPFADLSATLAPWRDGGAPMPPVDGASKDADAGSPDASAPKVTEAPRRGCGCAQASDRGSTDWGALPLLVWGFFLLQSRTRARWAGIR from the coding sequence GTGCGCGTCCTCTTCATGCTCGCTCTCGTCTTCGCCCTGGGAAGCTACACGATGCGGCCCGCGTTCGCGAACGGCCGCTTTCCGCTGGCGCAGCAGGCCATCGTGATCCCCGAGAGCGGTGGCAAGGGCATCTTGCTGCGGAGCACGTTCGGCCTGCTCGTGTCCCACGACGGTGGCAAGTCGTTCTCGTGGGTCTGCGAAGAGACGTTCGGGTACTCGGGTGCGTGGGATCCTCCGATCGCCTACGGGCACGACGGCACGCTCTACGTGGGGCTCGCCGACGGGCTCGCGACGACGCGGGATTTTTGCGCGGTCTCGCGTGTCCCCGAGCTCGCCGGGGAGACGGTGAAGGACCTCTCGGTCGACGCGGCGGGCACCGTGCTCGTCGTCACGACCTCGCCGGGCAAACCGAGCGCCCTCTTTCGGAAGCGGAAGGGCAAGCCGTTCGAGCGGGTGGGGCGGGGGCTCGAGGGCGCCTACCTCGTGACCGTCGACGCCGCACCCTCGCGCCCCCAGCGCATCTACGTGACCGGTCAGCCGCTCGGCACGCTCAAGGGGCGGTACTACCGCTCGGACGACGGAGGCCTCACGTTCACGGAGCTCGAGCAGGTGCGCAGCCACGATGGCGCGTTCTTCTTGGTCGGCGTCGATCCGAAGGATCCGGCGCGCCTCGTGTCGCGGTTCCTCCACTTCGAAGGCAGCGAGCTGCAGCTCTCGGAGGACGGCGGGAAGACCTCGAAGGTGGTCGTCTCGATCCCGAGCGCGATGTACGGCGCGGCGATCTCTCCGGATGGCTCGAAGGTGTTCGTGGGCTCGGGGCTCCCGGCCGACGGGGTGCACGTGTCGACCGACAGGGGGCGCACCTTCGCACGTGTGGCCAACGTCGGCGTCCAGTGCCTGCTCGCGACGGAGACCGCCCTCTTTCAATGCGCGAACCCCCTCGAGCTCGGAGGTCCCGCGTTCGGACGCAGCGACGACGACGGCAAGACGTTCCGCTCCCTCGCGTCGTTCGCCGACGTCGTGGGCCCGGTCGTTTGCCCGTCGTCGACGTGCACGAAGCCGTTCGCCGACCTCTCGGCCACGCTCGCACCTTGGCGTGACGGAGGCGCGCCCATGCCTCCCGTCGATGGCGCATCCAAGGACGCGGACGCGGGCTCCCCCGACGCAAGCGCTCCGAAGGTCACGGAGGCGCCGCGACGTGGGTGTGGATGTGCGCAAGCGAGCGATCGAGGGAGCACCGATTGGGGGGCGCTGCCCCTCTTGGTGTGGGGATTTTTCCTGCTCCAGTCCCGGACGCGTGCGCGGTGGGCGGGGATCCGCTGA
- a CDS encoding methyltransferase domain-containing protein, whose amino-acid sequence MTVNDPSDRPGSRPDAELEPPVREKPRLEPLDDLVLDDEAGDATVEVEAADIPPIRMKEPSRPSKKERVRPKITLRIPDDEVVRPEPKPERITRPDLSDGTDVLVETDLDEPFGGTHTRTSPAPPGVDSDEEIEVAIPSTPAVTTLALDSVPPDEPREFETLHEGPFAPDAEEDSWTPWQPTAIDKLESEALRAEAVPAVPAEIATLPEAELEELDVLAPTDEADIPVDVPEIAVDSDDRGPQSNPPEIDLEDMVVVEPAVVPPVRPRAPSVPTGLPPMRPAYVTPTSIGMESIPPDSSATRDAPPTIPQAPPPVHSAPQLHQVLAEGGPRVGSAPPSAPPLSEVKGDKKRIKPWWEELFNDDYLRTVGNIGDDEIAAEASFIEDSLGVAKGATVLDLACGTGRHAIELGKRGYQVVGFDLSLAMLARASEEAQDRGQKINFVQGDMREMTFEDAFDGVYCWQTSFGFFEEEKNAAVIGRVHKALRKGGQFLLDVVNRDFVAREAPSLVWFEGDGCICMDEMQMDFITSRIRIKRTMMIDDGRSKEIEYSVRAYSLHELGKMLHDAGFRVAEVTGKIQTPGVFFGCESPRIVILAEKR is encoded by the coding sequence ATGACCGTGAACGACCCGTCCGACCGTCCGGGATCACGCCCGGATGCGGAGCTCGAGCCTCCGGTGCGGGAAAAACCGCGCCTCGAGCCGCTCGACGATCTCGTCTTGGACGACGAAGCCGGCGACGCGACGGTCGAGGTCGAGGCCGCCGACATCCCCCCGATTCGAATGAAAGAGCCCTCGCGTCCATCCAAGAAGGAGCGCGTGAGGCCCAAGATCACACTACGAATCCCCGACGACGAGGTCGTTCGGCCCGAGCCGAAGCCCGAGCGCATCACGCGACCGGATCTGTCCGACGGCACCGATGTCCTCGTCGAGACCGACCTCGACGAGCCGTTCGGGGGCACCCACACGCGCACGAGCCCGGCGCCGCCCGGGGTCGACTCGGACGAGGAGATCGAGGTCGCGATCCCGTCGACCCCCGCGGTGACGACGCTCGCCCTCGACAGCGTTCCGCCCGACGAGCCTCGCGAGTTCGAAACGTTGCACGAAGGGCCCTTCGCGCCCGACGCCGAAGAGGACAGCTGGACCCCGTGGCAGCCGACCGCGATCGACAAGCTCGAGTCCGAGGCGCTCCGGGCCGAAGCCGTGCCCGCCGTGCCCGCGGAGATCGCGACGTTGCCCGAGGCCGAGCTCGAGGAGCTCGACGTGCTCGCCCCGACGGACGAGGCCGACATCCCGGTCGACGTGCCGGAGATCGCGGTCGACTCCGACGATCGCGGCCCTCAGTCGAACCCCCCCGAGATCGATCTCGAGGACATGGTCGTGGTCGAGCCCGCGGTCGTCCCGCCCGTTCGGCCGCGCGCGCCCAGCGTGCCCACGGGGCTCCCTCCGATGCGCCCGGCGTACGTCACGCCGACGTCGATCGGCATGGAGTCGATCCCGCCGGACTCCTCGGCGACCCGCGACGCCCCACCGACGATCCCCCAAGCGCCTCCGCCCGTGCACTCGGCCCCGCAGCTCCATCAGGTGCTCGCCGAAGGTGGACCGAGGGTGGGCTCCGCCCCTCCGAGCGCGCCGCCCCTTTCCGAGGTCAAGGGCGACAAAAAGCGCATCAAGCCGTGGTGGGAGGAGCTCTTCAACGACGACTACCTCCGCACGGTCGGCAACATCGGCGACGACGAAATCGCGGCCGAAGCGAGCTTCATCGAGGACAGCCTCGGCGTGGCGAAGGGCGCAACGGTGCTCGATCTCGCGTGCGGGACCGGGCGGCACGCCATCGAGCTCGGCAAACGAGGCTACCAGGTCGTCGGGTTCGACCTCTCCCTGGCGATGCTCGCGCGCGCCTCCGAAGAGGCCCAAGACCGCGGTCAGAAGATCAATTTCGTGCAGGGCGACATGCGCGAGATGACCTTCGAGGACGCGTTCGACGGCGTCTACTGTTGGCAGACGAGCTTCGGGTTCTTCGAAGAAGAGAAGAACGCCGCGGTGATCGGTCGGGTGCACAAGGCGCTCCGCAAGGGCGGGCAGTTCTTGCTCGACGTCGTGAACCGCGATTTCGTGGCCCGCGAGGCCCCGTCGCTCGTGTGGTTCGAGGGCGACGGCTGCATCTGCATGGACGAGATGCAGATGGACTTCATCACGTCGCGCATCCGCATCAAGCGCACCATGATGATCGACGACGGGCGCTCGAAGGAGATCGAGTACTCGGTGCGCGCCTACTCGCTCCACGAGCTCGGCAAGATGCTCCACGACGCGGGCTTCCGCGTGGCCGAGGTCACGGGCAAGATCCAGACGCCGGGCGTCTTCTTCGGATGCGAGTCTCCGAGGATCGTGATCTTGGCCGAGAAGCGCTGA
- the psd gene encoding phosphatidylserine decarboxylase (Phosphatidylserine decarboxylase is synthesized as a single chain precursor. Generation of the pyruvoyl active site from a Ser is coupled to cleavage of a Gly-Ser bond between the larger (beta) and smaller (alpha chains). It is an integral membrane protein.): MKSLTYASAQLLRVLPRERITRIMGDLADVRWPRPLEKAVLGAYCRAYDVALDECESPERWSSFDHFFTRRLREGARPLASSTWISPSDGRLESPGEVTADSLYMVKGRPYRVEELVGDAAEAKRYVGGGGCVVYLSPRDYHRVHSPAAGKLVCVRSMPGDYYPVNSIGLDHVPNLFVRNRRVALAIDTEAHGRVTVVMVAAMVVGRITVTGIDERDVPYGTFDVSVDLARGAELGMFHLGSTAVVFFEKKGFSRFVAKEGPVLMGQALAEGSA, encoded by the coding sequence ATGAAGTCGCTCACGTACGCGTCCGCCCAGCTCCTTCGTGTGCTCCCGCGCGAACGGATCACACGAATCATGGGAGATCTCGCGGACGTTCGCTGGCCGCGCCCGCTCGAAAAGGCCGTCTTGGGCGCGTATTGCCGCGCGTACGACGTCGCCCTCGACGAGTGCGAGTCCCCCGAGCGTTGGTCGAGCTTCGACCATTTCTTCACAAGGCGCCTCCGCGAAGGCGCTCGCCCGCTCGCGTCGTCCACGTGGATTTCGCCGTCCGACGGTCGCCTCGAGTCCCCCGGGGAGGTCACGGCCGACTCGCTCTACATGGTCAAGGGCCGCCCGTACCGTGTCGAAGAGCTCGTCGGCGACGCGGCGGAGGCCAAGCGGTATGTGGGTGGCGGTGGGTGTGTCGTCTACCTCTCGCCGCGCGACTACCACCGGGTGCATTCCCCGGCGGCCGGCAAGCTCGTGTGCGTGCGCTCCATGCCCGGCGACTACTACCCGGTGAACTCCATCGGCCTCGACCACGTGCCGAACCTCTTCGTGCGAAACCGTCGCGTCGCGCTCGCGATCGACACGGAGGCTCACGGGCGGGTCACCGTCGTCATGGTGGCGGCGATGGTGGTGGGGCGCATCACGGTCACGGGGATCGACGAGCGTGACGTCCCCTACGGCACGTTCGACGTCTCCGTCGACCTCGCGCGAGGCGCCGAGCTCGGCATGTTCCACCTCGGGTCCACGGCCGTCGTGTTCTTCGAGAAAAAGGGGTTCTCCCGCTTCGTCGCCAAGGAAGGGCCCGTCCTCATGGGGCAGGCTCTCGCCGAGGGGAGCGCATGA
- a CDS encoding DUF4175 domain-containing protein, protein MAGLPQALARHVARYREALSVPVMRLTLALGALVLVNALLLARVGTLPARLGAVALLVAGVGAAIGRHLVAKARFRDPRRVLRDVLGKAAPAASERVLRSLSLLERDEPGTSRALAELHVARSLAAIPDTDVLGYARRKGNHLTIAAVVAGFLATGSCGTNPFGVIEGANVLAARDGLAPVGFVWLAEAELESRPPDYLHKEPHRDALGEELELHRGTLVTVRGRPVHAGRRLVLTDGRAEVPFVDDGSGNVVARYPLAESVELRVAARFGDVLVEEPRKNAVTSIPDLPPTVVLAGAPRRISLTQDADSQEISIRYKAEDDHGLREVHLVLRAGVREERRVLSRLDGETRTDAGGYVLRPHDAFLKRSHVPVEVKVAAKDNDPVTGPKWGESEAFTIVPPEVGEPEELRLAALRAMRKAYVEALAYRLSHGDKGQEPFVASDARELSSTAKAQVSSLTESFAGLRVPSRSEVRVRVQLRKLAEAEAKELARPTVESRRAAIVANERVVLVVDAVLRGLAVRDAKSVARELADGADDLALGALKARQPNEGASGTTRMDAATLVVRAGGKHLATLGALGADLGEIVECALLRVDRARAAQDLVHAELAAKDLAVRLRSPDPSFGSRGGSGGGASSSGEGGGGEDEGSAGTDAEQAFDEAAHDLESLASDHAESMGKVDQALAKGASDDDKKALAEEAKKHAQAIRNAVTGMPSTGAGSDSWTSKGAAARELAEQMARSLEEGNAADAVASGKNAQGALEEARKLAMRGFGRSRTAEDMVDDAQKKLAPEVKWAEEKLAQLKKKAAERARGDLAKQGGEEERLADKAQDVAKKGKGALPDSALDELSKAEHAAREAAAALKQGDAERGQAAQRDAQQRLEAAKRALGSQDEDSGKGEGRGQKPADDPMPIPKADAHKGPEEFRKRVLRGLGQPGAGRQKEAVQRYAEGLLR, encoded by the coding sequence GTGGCCGGTCTCCCGCAAGCCCTCGCGCGGCACGTCGCGCGCTACCGCGAAGCGCTCAGCGTACCGGTGATGCGCCTCACTCTGGCGCTCGGGGCCCTCGTCCTCGTGAACGCGCTCCTGCTCGCCCGGGTCGGCACGTTGCCCGCGCGGCTCGGCGCCGTGGCGTTGCTCGTCGCCGGAGTGGGTGCGGCGATCGGGCGCCACCTGGTCGCGAAGGCGCGGTTCCGCGATCCTCGTCGTGTCCTCCGGGACGTGCTCGGGAAGGCCGCGCCCGCCGCGTCCGAGCGTGTGCTCCGGTCCCTCTCGTTGCTCGAGAGGGACGAGCCGGGCACGTCGCGGGCGCTCGCCGAGCTGCACGTCGCGCGCTCGCTCGCCGCGATCCCGGACACCGACGTCCTCGGGTATGCGCGTCGCAAGGGAAACCACCTGACGATCGCGGCCGTCGTCGCGGGCTTCCTCGCGACAGGCTCGTGCGGGACCAACCCCTTCGGTGTCATCGAGGGCGCGAACGTGCTCGCCGCGCGCGATGGGCTCGCCCCCGTGGGGTTCGTGTGGCTCGCCGAGGCCGAGCTCGAGTCGCGCCCCCCGGACTACCTCCACAAGGAGCCTCACCGGGACGCCCTCGGCGAGGAGCTCGAGCTCCATCGCGGCACCTTGGTGACGGTGCGTGGGCGCCCCGTGCACGCCGGGCGGAGGCTCGTCTTGACGGACGGGAGGGCCGAGGTTCCCTTCGTGGACGACGGCTCGGGCAACGTCGTCGCGCGGTACCCCCTCGCGGAGTCGGTCGAGCTCCGTGTCGCCGCGCGCTTCGGCGACGTGCTCGTCGAGGAGCCTCGAAAGAACGCCGTGACCTCGATCCCCGATCTGCCTCCGACCGTGGTCCTGGCGGGCGCTCCGCGGAGAATCTCCCTCACTCAGGACGCGGATTCTCAAGAGATTTCGATACGTTACAAAGCCGAGGACGACCACGGCCTGAGGGAGGTCCATCTCGTCCTCCGGGCGGGGGTACGCGAAGAGCGGCGTGTGCTCTCGCGCCTCGACGGAGAGACCCGCACCGACGCCGGAGGGTACGTTTTGCGGCCGCACGACGCCTTCCTCAAGCGGAGCCACGTGCCCGTCGAGGTGAAGGTCGCCGCGAAGGACAACGACCCGGTGACCGGGCCCAAATGGGGCGAGAGCGAGGCGTTCACGATCGTTCCGCCCGAGGTGGGGGAGCCCGAGGAGCTAAGGCTCGCGGCGCTCCGCGCGATGAGAAAGGCGTACGTCGAGGCCCTCGCCTACCGACTCTCGCACGGAGACAAAGGGCAGGAGCCGTTCGTCGCGAGCGACGCGCGTGAGCTCTCCTCCACGGCGAAGGCGCAGGTCTCCTCGCTCACGGAGAGCTTCGCGGGGCTCCGCGTGCCGAGCCGCTCCGAGGTGCGCGTCCGTGTGCAGCTCCGGAAGCTCGCCGAGGCCGAAGCGAAGGAGCTCGCGCGCCCCACCGTGGAGTCGCGTCGCGCCGCGATCGTCGCGAACGAGCGCGTGGTCTTGGTGGTCGACGCGGTGCTCCGCGGTCTCGCCGTGCGCGACGCGAAATCGGTGGCCCGCGAGCTCGCCGATGGAGCCGACGATCTGGCCCTCGGGGCGCTCAAGGCCCGCCAACCGAACGAGGGCGCCTCGGGCACGACCCGCATGGACGCCGCGACCTTGGTCGTCCGGGCGGGGGGCAAACACCTCGCGACGCTCGGCGCGCTCGGCGCCGATCTCGGCGAGATCGTCGAGTGCGCGCTCCTCCGCGTGGATCGTGCGCGTGCGGCCCAAGATCTCGTCCACGCCGAGCTCGCCGCGAAGGATCTCGCGGTCCGGTTGAGGAGCCCCGACCCGTCCTTCGGATCGCGCGGCGGCTCGGGCGGGGGAGCGTCCTCGAGCGGAGAGGGCGGTGGCGGCGAGGACGAGGGCAGCGCGGGCACCGACGCCGAGCAGGCGTTCGACGAGGCCGCCCACGATCTCGAGTCGCTCGCCTCGGACCACGCCGAGTCGATGGGCAAGGTCGATCAAGCGCTCGCCAAGGGTGCGAGCGACGACGACAAGAAGGCCCTCGCCGAGGAGGCCAAGAAACACGCGCAGGCCATCCGCAACGCCGTGACGGGCATGCCCTCGACCGGCGCCGGCAGCGACTCGTGGACGAGCAAGGGCGCGGCCGCGCGAGAGCTCGCGGAGCAGATGGCTCGCTCGCTCGAGGAGGGCAACGCCGCCGACGCCGTGGCCAGCGGAAAAAACGCGCAGGGCGCCCTCGAGGAGGCCCGCAAGCTCGCGATGCGCGGCTTCGGCCGCTCGCGCACCGCCGAGGACATGGTCGACGACGCGCAGAAGAAGCTCGCCCCCGAGGTGAAGTGGGCCGAAGAGAAGCTCGCGCAGCTCAAAAAGAAGGCCGCCGAGCGCGCGCGTGGCGACCTGGCCAAGCAGGGCGGCGAAGAAGAGCGCCTCGCCGACAAGGCGCAGGACGTTGCGAAGAAGGGCAAGGGGGCGCTGCCCGACTCCGCCCTCGACGAGCTTTCGAAGGCCGAGCACGCCGCGCGGGAGGCCGCCGCGGCGCTCAAACAAGGGGACGCCGAGCGTGGACAAGCGGCCCAGAGGGACGCCCAGCAGCGCCTCGAGGCCGCGAAGCGCGCGCTCGGCTCGCAGGACGAAGACTCGGGCAAAGGGGAAGGGCGGGGCCAGAAGCCCGCCGACGACCCCATGCCGATCCCCAAGGCCGACGCCCATAAAGGCCCGGAAGAATTCAGGAAACGTGTGCTCCGGGGCCTCGGTCAGCCCGGGGCGGGAAGGCAGAAAGAAGCCGTGCAACGTTACGCCGAGGGGCTCCTCCGATGA
- a CDS encoding protein kinase: protein MLSSKYKLVRLLGEGGMGAVFEATHLVLGTRVAVKVLHADLARRPGLIDRFLQEAMVAARIRSENVVHVMDVERSPEGVAFMVMELLEGEPLASVLDRSRRLDEPVACEYARQILSALEAAHALGVVHRDLKPENVFVTYVGHRPVLKLIDFGIAKLRRDEVGAKNLTVAGVLMGTAEYMAPEQAYSADTVDVRADVYAVGVMLYEMLAGSRPVAGDDGRIVALKVERGEVVPLVHALPSVRPELAGLVHRAMAFRRELRFATATEMRIALENARDGRASAIAKDRVAEISKVSTGTMMGAPIEAVLAAHPKTGELAASRPPRAEVGTVMGEVSAPVHAPSPAHTALPAASPAAYAAPPAPYAPPPAPSSPPRKSPPYRLLGAVLAGALVLGAGIAAAVVLSDNGTPTVSVPVAPLPTLSPTPTPTDPHPATVSPPPPLSPQVPTLLAPQPQTPTPRPSGAPSTVPTPSDAGTTPPPMPSIVFPPMPSVMPSFPIPQGWPSVPVIPGFPVPPSPVAPGTPSAGY from the coding sequence GTGCTCTCATCGAAGTACAAGCTCGTTCGCCTGCTCGGCGAAGGGGGGATGGGAGCCGTCTTCGAGGCGACGCACCTCGTGCTCGGCACACGCGTCGCGGTCAAGGTGCTTCACGCCGACCTCGCGCGACGCCCGGGGCTCATCGACCGGTTCCTCCAAGAGGCCATGGTCGCCGCCCGCATCCGCAGCGAGAACGTCGTCCACGTGATGGACGTCGAGCGCAGCCCCGAGGGGGTCGCGTTCATGGTCATGGAGCTGCTCGAAGGCGAGCCGCTCGCGTCGGTGCTCGACAGGTCGCGTCGGCTCGACGAGCCCGTTGCGTGCGAGTACGCGAGGCAGATTTTGTCGGCTCTCGAGGCGGCCCACGCGCTCGGCGTGGTGCACCGCGACCTCAAGCCCGAGAACGTGTTCGTCACGTACGTCGGCCATCGGCCCGTGCTGAAGCTCATCGACTTCGGCATCGCCAAGCTCCGCCGGGACGAGGTCGGCGCGAAGAACCTCACCGTCGCGGGGGTCCTCATGGGTACGGCCGAGTACATGGCGCCCGAGCAGGCGTATTCGGCCGACACCGTCGACGTACGCGCCGACGTGTACGCCGTCGGGGTCATGCTCTACGAGATGCTCGCGGGGTCTCGGCCCGTCGCGGGAGACGACGGGCGCATCGTCGCGCTCAAGGTCGAGCGTGGCGAGGTGGTGCCCCTCGTGCACGCGCTCCCGTCCGTGCGGCCCGAGCTCGCCGGGCTCGTGCACCGCGCGATGGCCTTCCGCCGTGAGCTCCGCTTCGCGACCGCGACCGAGATGCGAATCGCGCTCGAGAACGCGCGTGACGGGCGCGCCTCGGCGATCGCGAAAGACCGCGTCGCCGAGATCTCCAAGGTGTCGACGGGCACCATGATGGGCGCCCCCATCGAGGCCGTGCTCGCGGCCCATCCGAAGACGGGTGAGCTCGCGGCGAGCCGTCCGCCTCGGGCCGAGGTCGGCACCGTCATGGGGGAGGTCTCCGCCCCGGTCCATGCCCCGAGCCCAGCTCATACGGCGCTCCCGGCTGCGTCGCCTGCCGCGTATGCCGCCCCGCCCGCTCCCTACGCGCCGCCGCCCGCTCCGAGCTCGCCCCCTCGAAAATCTCCTCCCTACCGGCTCCTCGGCGCCGTCCTCGCCGGGGCCCTCGTCCTCGGCGCCGGCATCGCCGCGGCGGTCGTGCTGAGTGACAACGGCACGCCGACCGTCTCCGTGCCCGTGGCGCCGCTCCCCACACTCAGCCCTACACCTACCCCTACGGACCCTCACCCCGCGACCGTGTCGCCGCCCCCTCCGCTCTCGCCCCAGGTGCCCACGCTGCTCGCCCCGCAGCCGCAGACCCCGACGCCGCGCCCGAGCGGGGCCCCCTCCACCGTCCCCACCCCCAGCGACGCCGGGACCACCCCGCCCCCCATGCCTTCGATCGTCTTCCCGCCGATGCCGTCGGTCATGCCGAGCTTCCCCATTCCGCAGGGCTGGCCGAGCGTGCCGGTCATCCCCGGGTTTCCCGTGCCGCCGTCCCCCGTCGCGCCCGGCACGCCCTCGGCGGGGTACTGA
- a CDS encoding D-alanine--D-alanine ligase, giving the protein MSAREALRVAVVSGGPSSEANVSRASAATIEAALRASGHAVTPIELDARTAEGLREGAFDVVFPITHGAFGEDGCLQGVMEVCGVPYVGANVLASALAMSKPMAKLAFAAAGLPLARGLVVRREDGPAALVAERALREVGSRLVVKPAANGSAIGVARIDEGGTVADVARAIEGALAVDSAALVEHFAKGREVTCGVLDLHPDVRRLAKVGPIADADGPFAFPPTEIVAPGDAFYTYEARYAPGRSHHVCPAALPPHVLESVRDVARRAHLALGVRDLCRVDFVVGDVAAPDAITLLEVNTLPGFTATSLFPEAAGVAGLSLPTLCDLLVRSAHARGPTPRNDARALPT; this is encoded by the coding sequence GTGAGCGCGCGCGAGGCGCTGCGCGTCGCCGTCGTGTCGGGGGGGCCTTCGAGCGAAGCCAACGTGAGCCGGGCCTCGGCCGCGACGATCGAGGCGGCCCTCCGCGCGAGCGGTCACGCCGTGACCCCGATCGAGCTCGACGCTCGAACGGCCGAAGGGCTCCGCGAGGGGGCCTTCGACGTCGTCTTCCCCATCACCCACGGGGCGTTCGGCGAGGACGGGTGCCTCCAAGGTGTCATGGAAGTGTGTGGTGTCCCCTACGTGGGCGCGAACGTGCTCGCCAGCGCCCTCGCGATGAGCAAACCCATGGCCAAGCTCGCGTTCGCGGCGGCCGGGCTCCCTCTCGCGCGTGGGCTCGTCGTCCGTCGTGAGGACGGACCGGCGGCGCTCGTCGCCGAGAGGGCGCTCCGCGAGGTCGGCTCGCGCCTCGTGGTGAAGCCCGCCGCCAACGGCTCGGCCATCGGCGTCGCCCGCATCGACGAGGGCGGCACGGTCGCCGACGTGGCGCGCGCCATCGAAGGTGCGCTCGCGGTCGACAGCGCTGCCCTCGTGGAGCATTTCGCGAAGGGGCGCGAGGTGACGTGCGGCGTGCTCGACCTCCATCCGGACGTGCGTCGCCTCGCGAAGGTCGGCCCGATCGCCGACGCCGACGGGCCGTTCGCCTTTCCGCCGACCGAGATCGTGGCTCCAGGTGACGCCTTCTACACGTACGAGGCCCGGTACGCTCCAGGGCGCAGCCACCACGTGTGCCCCGCCGCGCTGCCGCCGCACGTGCTCGAGAGCGTCCGGGACGTCGCGCGCCGCGCCCACCTGGCGCTCGGTGTGCGGGATCTCTGCCGGGTCGATTTCGTCGTCGGCGACGTCGCGGCTCCGGACGCCATCACGCTCCTCGAGGTCAACACGCTGCCGGGCTTCACGGCGACGAGCCTCTTCCCCGAAGCTGCGGGGGTGGCCGGGCTCTCCCTTCCTACACTCTGCGACCTTCTCGTGCGAAGTGCGCACGCTCGCGGTCCGACGCCCCGAAACGACGCGCGCGCCCTCCCGACCTGA
- a CDS encoding dCMP deaminase family protein, with product MADHPRASWDEYFMNIAHEVATRATCDRKHVGAVIVRERSILATGYNGSLRGLAHCDDEGHLMEDGHCVRTVHAEANAIVQAARNGVRIEGSTIYVTASPCWGCFRLIVNAGIVRIVFGEFYRDPKIFEFSQKLGLELVDLSSAGGRP from the coding sequence GTGGCCGACCATCCCCGCGCATCCTGGGACGAGTACTTCATGAACATCGCGCACGAGGTCGCGACCCGCGCCACGTGCGACCGCAAGCACGTCGGTGCGGTGATCGTGCGCGAGCGCAGCATCCTGGCGACGGGCTACAACGGCTCGCTCCGAGGCCTCGCCCACTGCGACGACGAGGGACACCTCATGGAGGACGGGCACTGCGTGCGGACCGTCCACGCCGAGGCGAACGCCATCGTCCAGGCCGCGCGAAACGGCGTGCGGATCGAGGGCTCCACCATCTACGTGACGGCCTCTCCCTGCTGGGGCTGCTTCCGTCTCATCGTGAACGCGGGCATCGTGCGTATCGTGTTCGGCGAGTTCTACCGCGACCCGAAGATCTTCGAGTTTTCGCAGAAGCTCGGCCTCGAGCTCGTCGACCTCTCGTCGGCCGGGGGGCGCCCGTGA